A window of Aptenodytes patagonicus chromosome 1, bAptPat1.pri.cur, whole genome shotgun sequence genomic DNA:
ACTATGCCAACCGATATCAAAGCTCGTGGCCTGTGGTGTGGTAGTTTACAGCTGGATGCATGAAAAGGTAGATCTCGCGAGCTGAGGAGTTGTAGCTGGAGATCAGCTGCAATTGCCAGCTGGACCTGCTGGGGAAGAGAGTGGGTGGGAAAGCTGGTTCTCCCAGGACTGTAGGAGATGCACCTCACCTGTGTACTGCTAACACCAGCTGGGATCTTTGAGGATAGACAGcacttcctttcatttcttcttgcattttgtttggtttttttgtaagcCCTCTTTCCTAAAATACTTGAGTTGTCATATCAGTTTCTTCTACTGGAAACCAAATAGCACACAGGAGACTTGAACTGTCCAGAGAAAATGAAGCACTAGTGAAATATTCTTAGAAAATAATTACCTAACCCTGCAGACAGCCCAAGGCACCTACTGTTCTTGTTTCATGTTACCAGCTTTCTGAGAAGAATGTTGTGATAATTTGTATCTTGCATTCTTTTTGTCCTGTGCCCATACAGAATTTACCTCGCTCCTTGTGTCAAGTTCCTACGCTCTGCCTTAGTAAGAGAACTGCCAGTGTCCGCTGCAGCTGCAGTGCTCATGCTCTCATAATGCCTGAGCACAATCCCCAAGAGGCATCACCACTTCTGTAGAAATCACATTTCTGACCATAACTGATTTCTTCTGTTACTCAGTTACAGCTTGCAGGAGTTATCATTAAATAGTTTGTTCAACAAAGTCAGGCAAAAGAAATGGTtaagagaaaaagctttttaagCCCAAAGAGGGAGAAGTGAATGCAAAAGGTGTGGAAGCTTCACATGTATAGAAACGTGGTTCACACTGCAGAAACAACTGCTTTCATTTGTGGGACAGGAATGAACTTGCATGTTAAGTACTTGAGCTGTGGTATGTGTAGGTGTGTCTGTGAAAGGAGCAAGGAAGAAGTAACAGCTTCAGGAGAGCTATATATtcgttttatttttttatatatatatataaaacccctGCCTGCAAGAAACACCTGAAACAAGATGACTCTGAATTTTTTGACTACTTGTGAAATCAGAAGAGGTAAAAAAACCCTGACGTTCTTATAACAGCTCTATGGTGTTATACGTGTACAAGGTGGGGGAAGTGGGGAATAAGATATGTGTATATTGAGgtaaaacacagtatttttggTCTACTTCCTAAGACAATTTTGGATATTTAGAATGTGGGAACCTTCTTCCTTCGGGAGTATTTCTCAACAACTGAAGTATGGAGTCAGCATTTAAGCCGTAAGGGTTTCATTGGGGAGGCGGGGAATTAATTCTCTTTTCTACCACAGAAAATGCCTCCTGAAGATTCAGTGGGGAAATGCTGGAAAGCTAGTATCATTGTGGCTAGGACGAGATTTTAGCAGTATGTGATTAACATGGGTTTTTTTGAACTTtacacatttgtttttcttgtttgcttgttggtAAAACTTGAAATCCTCAGGTATTTCCAGTCCTCataagtgtgtgtgtgcttgAAATGTGCTGTTGTTAAGTTACCTTGAAAAGGAATTAGTCAGAATCCTTTTTAGTACAGCATAAATAACTTTTGTTTTACAGGCTTAGGAGAATATTACAATATGCATGGCTGCTTTCAAAGGGGGTCACAGAGGAAAGTTCACTGAGCAGAGATTGATCGCGATGCCTGTATGCTAAGGGAGTGCTCTGATCAGGGTTCAGATCGAATGCAAAGTTCAAAGATGATGCAGGACACGTGGTTTGGTCACTgactaacagaagaaaaagaaagcatgtgcccTCTGATGTTTGTTTCCTATCGTGGCCAAAGCAAGTGCAGTGTTGCCCCTATGACTGTCTGAGCTGTTCAGTGCTTGACTGTGCTGTATGTCTTGGAAGATGCATTTTAGTGCCTTGCCTTGCTCTCAGAAACCCTGGCTGAGCTGCTGCCCGGTTGAGCCTGTGACGGTTCTGTATGAAATAAGTCTCCTGAAAACTAGAGCATCAGTAGCTGACATGACTATGGTGATCTTAATTCTAGTTGTATGCTGTCTGTATAAATAATTTCATATTGATATTTCACTACGAAGCCTTAGGGCGTGATTTCTTGGTTGTGCCATTTACAGGTCTgtaacaaacaggaaaagcatgCTTATTCAGCACTTTGCAGCATGACTCTTAACTATCAGCATACATATGCTTTATGCCTGTAAGACCCCAGACCTGCTGAAAAGACAACGGGCCAGAGCCTGCACTCCTCAGGTTTTTCTACAGACCAGCAAACATTTTTCTCAACACACTATGGTGGGAAGATCCAAAGCTGGGCtccatcaaaagaagcatggccagcaggtcgagggaggtgattctgtccctctactctgctctggtgagaccccacctggagtactgcgtccagctctggagccctcagcaccagaaggacacggacctgttggaacgggttcagaggagggtcacaaaaacgatcagggggatggaacacctctgctatgaagaaaggctgagagagttggggttgttcagcctagagaagagaaggctttggggagaccttattgcagcctatcagtacttaaagggggcttataaaaaagatggtggcaaactttttagcagggcctgttgtgacaggccaagggggaatggctttaagctaaaggggggtagatttagattagatataaggaagaaattttttgcgctgggggtggtgaaacactggcacaggttgcccagagaggtggtggatgccccatccctggaaacattcaaggccaggctggacggggctctgagcaacctgatctagttgaagatgtccctgcccatggcaggggggttggactagatgacctttagaggtcccttccaacccaaactattctataattatACAAATATGCATTGTTAatacatatacaaatatgtattaaTCAAGTTGGAAATGATGGACAAATGAGCAAAAATGCTAATAAAACATGATGTACACCACTTGCTAAggcaaggaggaagagaaggcagatgCTGGCAATTGCTGCTAACATGGAACAGAAATATCTATCATAAGTGTTTGTTTTACTCTTGCATCATCTCTGTCTCAGGTTTAATATTTTGGTGCCCCTCTGTTGGGTTTTCTCCCTAATAGAAAAGTGAGAATACATAAAATAACCACACTAGCTTTACAAaagaaataacatggaaaaaTCCTTGGGAAGTAAGATTCACATCCATCACAAATACAGTGACACACACCAGTCAAAATTATTCATTAGTATTAAAAGAACTGGCTAGCAAGCTTGGCTAAACCTGTGCCCTATGTAAGTCAGGAATGGTACCTATAGCTGTCctttggggagaggaaaaggacTAGGGGAAGCTCTTTAGGCTCTTTTCAAGCTAGTTGATTCATGAGGTAATTTCTCCACTGCAGTACGCTGGATTTTAGAATAGTGTGCCTGGGTGGAGGAAGAGTGCTGTCTATCAGTTACAGtgagattattctttttttgttgtgcaTGAGAGCTTCCAGTTCATTGTTATTTAACTGACAAACCAGAAGATATGATGGGAGGACCTCCTTCTCCTTTGCATTCCTACCCCAGACGTccataaacaaacacatttttggaaGTTCAGCTGATGCCCTTTTGATCTGGTAAAGAGTAAAGTGTGAAAAGTTCTTTATATTTGCAATATTTGCAAATGCAGGCAAATTTCCCACCTCAGAAAGTCAAATGTTGCAGTaaccagaaatatattttatgaagTAGAAAAATCTGGCTTGACAAGGGACGTCTTATATCCTTTTGGAAATTGTACTTGACCATTTTTCCTCAGTGTCCTGTTCATGAATGATGAAAATTAATGTTCCCTAGCCCTGTGAGAACACTGAGGGTAAACACTTcctatttattgaaaataaacagaaagtatCTATCTGCAAAGGATTACACGGTAATGAGAGGGCCTCAACCATTATGAAATGTATAGTATAACATAATGACCTCAAGGCTAAAAATCTGGGCCAAGACTGTTGCAAACAAAAAACGTGATACAAAGGCCTACAGTCCTTAATAAGCTGTACAAAGGAAATTATATAATTAGGGTACATCTTTTACCTGCATTTAAACAggttttctcccctcctccttttatGTTGTCAGTTTGACATGAGTCTACTATGAACCAAAGAAGACATGAAGGGACAGAAAATACCATCTCTTCTCATCCATATATTGCACATAGGTGCTACACTTTGGGGTAGGTTTTAGCTCTATTGTTTATGGAAAATAATAAGACAATTATTACTCATTTTTTAATAAGGGGAATTAATTAATTCAAACACTGTTTATTAATGGTAAAGAATTGATTTGGGGTAATATAAAACACTCCCAAAGCAAAAGACAACTGTTTGGAAGATGGCTGCATGGATAGCCAAGGCCATCGAGCACATTGAGCACCCAAACTGTTACCTGCCCACATTTCTGCCCCACGGCTCAGCTGGTGGAGTGCCTCGTGTGGCTGCTCAGCAGGCAGTAGTTGTCCATTTGTACTGAAAATGGTTTGAAGTACATTGGTTGACTTTGCACTGAGGTGGCTGAGGAAAAGTCATCTGGATTGCCCTGTTGCTGAGCTGGAGAGGGCGTCAAAATTTCCAAGACGACAGCTGCAGTAGGACACTCGCTACCAGCCTAAAAGGTTGTCTGACCTTGCCAAGAAGGTCCATACGACAATGCTAAGTTAATGCagtcagtttttaaaaagattaatttaaaattgttcttttatgCCAGCAAGGCCTAAATTAAATGTTAACAGCAATCAGATGCTACCACTTGTGTGAATTAATTTTGAGGAATCCACACCTTAATTACCTCTGGGGGCTGGGACAGAGCTCCCTGGCACTATCTGTGGTGGTGAAGCTGTTTCAAGATGTTCTGTCCTTCCTGCTGATTGCACCATCGCgtcctttttttctgtgatggtACAACTGCTTGGCACTATGTGAGGTTATTGGTAACCCGGGTCATTGCAACATGGCACCATGAACATTTGAGCAAGTAGCAAGCTGCAACTCAAAAGGTTTTGAGGTTGAAGGTGGTGCTTTTGGAAATGCATTTGAAGCTCAGGTGCTAAGGTGGCGGTGTGCTGATTTGAATATATAGGTGCTTACTCAGGATATCTACTTAAACTGATTATAAGTTCCAAGACCAGAGCTCTGCATTATAATATTGATTAAACTGAATGAAGACCCTTGCTGTGCCAGAGACTCACACTACAGAAAAGCCATGAAAGAGCCATTGGCATGCTCGGTAGGAATGTGCTGCCTGCCAGAGCATTTTTTTGTCAGGGATAAGGAGGGGCAGAAATATGCTTGTAGACTAGATTTAACTTATTCATTTGTACTTCGTGCTTTAGGTTTTACAGAACAGGAAACAGTAACAGGGCTGTTTTCGAAGGACTGCATCCTCCCTTGTCCTTTCTCACCTGGGGATGATGAAGTAATTTACTGGAAGAAAGGGGACAAAATTGTGCACAGCTACTACTACCAGAGTGATCAGCTGGAAAGACAAGACCCAGATTATAGACACAGAACACACCTTTTCCACGAACACATTCCTGGTGGAAATGCCTCCTTGAAACTTAGTAACTTGACCGTGACTGATGAGGGCTCTTATAATTGCTATGTGggaacacagcaaaataaaacagaagtggAAGTCATGCTGCATGTAAGAGGTCAGTAAGACATCAAAAGTGCTTGGATCACACCAGTGGAAATGGGATTACATCAACAGATTTTCTCATGTTATTTCTTACATGGAATCAAAATCCTCCAACCCAACAGAGCACCTTTTGGGCTTGATGGTATTATCAGGCAATTCATTTTCGCTGGTGAAACATTGTAACATGAGTTGAAAAATTTCAGTGCGGCACTTGTTCTCATAACCTACTGCACCGTGATTTCTAAAGGGTAACTAGGAAATATACTTGAGTTTTAAAACATGTGGCTCCTCAGAACGGTACAGACCCTGGCATTGACAGTAAGTAACGCTGTGCTTTCTTCTGAAATCAAACACAGATTAAATTTTGTTCTCAGTTATGTTTATTCTCCCCAATGTTATTTCAAAAGACCAATCTCTTCAAGttaaaaaggattttgaaattaGTAggattgattctttttttttttttcatctacagTTTCCTCTTATTATGCACTAGAATACCAAAAGACGGACACAGAAAGGATGCTGAAGTGCTATGCCTTTCTCACTTACCCAGCACCACGTATATCTTGGGTACAAGGCAATACATCCATCCAAGAAACAGATTGGCAGGAAACCAAGGATGGAGTTCTCTATTCTCTTAGAAGTGACCAAAACATTATAAATACAGCTGATCCTTACTACTGTCATGTTCATCTCCCTTATGAAGAGTGGGCTGCTGAATGGAAGATGCAAGGTAGGAATGGATGGAAGTCTTTTCCTGCATTGTTACTGAATGTCACAGCTGGTTTCAGAGCcaaattaaatacagtatttctgcAGTGGAGCAACACGGATATGGGATGGTGCAAAAGGATGCGCCTTCCTCTTTGAAACTCATCTGTTACAAGGCAGTATATGTTCAAGAAGTAGGGATAAGAGGGGATAGTTCACACTTCTGTGAGTTAGCTTTACTCTGAACACTTTTTCCATATCAGTTTCATGTTTCAAGAGGTGCATAATAATCAAACTTTACACTCTATGAAGAAAAGAATGAACTCGGACAAAATACATGGAAATCTTAGTGAACCTGTAGGTTATATGAGAGAGGGGAAAGTTTGCCTGCTGCTCTAGATGCATACGCTCTTTACTCAGTCCATTCCCTATCTTTTGTGAAAGTTTTTTCAGTACTGTTTGATGCTTTCATTGTACTTCTCTTCAAGTGCATTCTTAAGTGCCCGGGTTGGGTGCTGGGGGTGCATGGGAGTGGAGAGCAGCAAGCTTGCATTTGAGCAAACAGCAGCTCATTTTGTTAGTTAAGGAAAAACAGGGCTATGAAATTTCAACTCTCCGTTTTGTCCTCCTCCTGAATTTCACTGGAAATTCAGTTCAAGTAAATAACTGGTACTTTTCAACCTCTCCTGTTtcttaggaaatatttttaatgggatCCAGAGCAATGCAAGAGCAATTCTCTTGTGAGATGTGCGTGGCTGCTTCCATTGCCCTGATTTCCCCCTAAAGTGTACCCAGACACTCTCAGTTCCTAATCCACTGTATATCCTTCAGAACAAGAGTGCAGTTTCTAATTTACATACAATAGCTTGCAATATGGAAGGTTTCAAGTATGGCATCATAGCAGGTAACAAGTGCACTATAAGTGTCTATTTTGTTAATCTATCCTTCTGATCCACAAGAGAAAAAGGTACATTTCATTACACTTTTGTTTACATCCGTCTATCTTCTCACtggaacattttgaaaatatactgctttccttttccttataTAATAGCAGTGTGGggtagagttttgttttgttttgccctCGTGGTTTTCAGCCCCATGTCTCTCTTCATTCAGTCCCACAAACAGAAACCAAGTGTGGTTAACGTATTAGTTTCCTCTCCAGCAGACTGCCAGCCACCACAGcctcctctgtttttccttcctttgcagcAAATCCCTGCTGTCAAATTGATGGTTGTGCTATGATACTAATTTgcttatattattattttatacattaGCTATTAGTTCCACTTACTtgctctttccttccccttccttttttttaaagctattaattAATTGTAAGTGTTCTACACAGACAGGTAAAGTACTTAAGTCCACCATAGCTGAAAGTTATTTCTAACTAAATACAAtctctttattcttttaattaaattacattGTAACAGTTTTACCCTTTTGCTTTAAATGTGCAGGTGTCTGATTAGTtgcattttctctctgctcccaaCGTGTGGAATTTCATGCTACTTTACACAGTAACTTAGACTAGGCTGAATCACTTTTATTaacgaacccccccccccccccccccccagttagaGGAGAAATAggcaagtgaaaacaaaataattttcataagtATAGCTAATACCATttaggtgtttggttttttttttaatgtaagataggtttgcttttaaaatcttcaggTGCTTCTAGAAGCATACCGTGATGTTTGAATATGATATCAAAATagtgaaatatgtttttatatttgtcCACAGTAGTATCAGACTTcagaaaacaatcagaaaatgtCTAAATAACCTTCAcagtattttccaaaaaaattgCAGAGGGTTCTTCAATTATCTGTTTCAGACCAACTGTCTAACGTGGAAGGAAGTAGCACTGCAATTCCTTGTGAATACAGCAATAACGCTACAAACAATGAAGGTGTCAGTGTTGTCTGGACATTAAACAGAAATGCAGTGATCTCAGTCCTGGCCTCCTTCAATGGTACATCTCACTCTTACCAGCCTCGAGTCCAGATTAACCAAAATGACTTTTCACTGAAGTTGTGTGATCTTACTGCAAATGACAGTGGAGAATATCTATGTAATATTTCAACACCTCACTACACAAAACTGACAGCGAGAACTTTGCAAGTTGGTAAGTTGCCACTCTTTCCATTTTGGAGGATGGGGACCAGTGAGGAGAATGCAGAGCCAAAGAGTCAGTCAGAagtaaaatactgagaaaaatcaTCTTGTGTAATAAGTACAGGTGGGTAGAAGAGATGTTTTATTATTGTGcccccaggaaaaaaaggttacctaagatgaatttatttaaagacttgaagtttctttttttcaattagCAGCTTGTTGTGGCAAAGGTCTCAATCGGTGGCTGCTCTCAGTTGCCACCAACTGCCCTCAGAACTGAGGGCACAGGGAAACTCTCAGAATCATGTCCTAAATGCTCCGCTAATAGCAAATACAGTCTTTAAAGGTAGCAGGGAGATGATGGGAAGCCCAAAGATGTGGTATAAATGTGCCTGCAGAAGAAACCTTGTTGAGGAGAGCACACAGTTGTTATTTTCAAAGCTTTAATTCTACACAGCAGGCCTTTTTTAGACCTGGggatatatatgtttatatgcaTGCCTGTGTTTTTATGAACTGTAGTAAATTTCCAACTGTGAAGTCTTAGTTACAGTTATTTCATTGTCTCCAGTTTCAAGGAGACTTACTGATTAACTTTTCTATCTATTGAAAATTCTTaccaaaggttaaaaaaaattactccagcTTTCTAAAATTATAGTGCAAACAAATTACAGATTTGTTCAAAAATAGTATGCTGTTTGGGATGCAGCCTCCTTAAATCTCAGtccaaagggaagaggaaaaaaaaacattcaaacagTAGCACATAGGTATTTTACACAATTAAATACAATCACCTAAAAGACTGAGAACTAATATAGAGCacctcatttgttttttttaagaaagaagagaACTTGAAATAAGCCAGTAGGACATGAAAAATAGAGGCAACATAGCAGGAAAGGGGCTAGAATAAGTGGTAATAACTGcatatttttgtcttcctttctccccccctcccccatgaTAGCTTAGTTTCGGTCTGAAAACTTAATGTAGGGGGTGTTTTAAATGGCAGTGGCTATATGCAATCTGAAGGAGGGGAGTTAGATTAAAGAAAATGGTTAagtcagaaaaacacatttccttgcAGCTCAAATTCCAGCATGATCTTCCTTATCCTGTAAACCCAATATTGTGCCTCTGAAGTGGAAAGCATTGAAAACCCCCAAGGAGTTACACACTTAACTGATGCTCCTAACTTATGCGCACAAGTCCATCGGTCTCCCTGTACATTCACTGCAGACAGACACACGCACGTGTTCAGTCCAAATATGATCTGGATCATCCTCTACAAATGCCTTTCTGTAGCTGCTTTCTGCAGATGGATCTTACAATAGCCATAGGTGATAGAAATCCCCTCTTTAGTGGCTAAATTACTGTGCCACTCACAGAATTTTCCTACTCGTGGaccagaaatacattttacagaaCAAAGACACTTACCAGAGAGGTTAGCATCTTTGTGGCAGCACAGGCTGAAAGCAGATAAGCAGATAGAGACAGTAGGGCATATGGGAATGAGCTAGATCAGTATGTTAGATAGTggtcaaagcaaagcagctgctcaACTGTCAGAAAGATTTCCAAGTGTCACTGGAAAGGAGACTTTTAAGGGGAAAAGTGAGATGAATTTACAATCATTTTAGAGGCCTTCTCCTGTGTAAAGAAAGGTCGCAGCTTAAAGCTGCTCTACCAAAGGAACTGACAAGATGTAAACAGGTCTGCTTGTGGGGACAGAGCCAAGCTAAAGGCAATGACTAGATTAAATGCTCTGGTTTGGCAGTTCTCGTTTTTGAACTCTTTGCTAGACATCCATAGGGAGTTTCCAGAGGAGGGTagaatttttcaaattctttggACGAGACGCAGCAGTGGAAAGGAAGCCTGAAGTAGAAGAACCATACTTAAAGGAATGAGTCCTTCGGGTCTGAGTGTTCTCACGTTGTTGAAATTGGCTGGCATAATGAGACACTTGGTGCTGTGCAGGACCAACCTGTGCTAGACGGGCTCTTATCTCCTGTGGAATCCATTGTTACCACCCACCTGAGGATCTGCTGCTTCTTGTGCCTACCTGGATTGCGTGGTTGCATCATGAAGTTGGGAAATGTTTTAGATGAAAGTTGCAAAGGTTTcgcaacagaaataatgaaatctACGGTCCAGGCTGGATAACACTTACTGAGTTGTTCTACTGGAAATCAGCAGTACTGCTAATGGCACTGAGCACTGTGCCTGGAGGCAGTGTTTACCATACTGGGCAGTTGATTGTTTTTAAGTGGGACTTGTATTAAGAAGTCGTCAAATCACATTACATGAACACACATGGAATTTTGTATCAGCACAATTAAGTAAAATAATCTGCTTTCAGCTATTCACACTTAAGTCATTAAAGTATCACTTTAAAGTCTTAGAGTATGGGTCAAGTAACTTGAACATTTATATATTAGTAACCCTAAAAAGAAACTGAGACATTCTCCCTAAATCATAGCTTTTAGAttataaataagagaaaaaaatcatagctTTGATATACTTATTGAACAATAATGAACATTAATTTGCGATATAAAGCCCTTCTGTTAAACTTTTtggaatttgtatttttaaagaaaattcaggtAACACCTGGAATATTGTGCAAAGAGTCATTGCTGTGCTAGGAGTCATTGCTGTGCTGGTAGTTGGAGTCTGTTTCTGGGTCAGGTTCAAGGTATGTACAATCATTaggggatttatttttaaaggtactATTAATCTTAAATCCAGACCTTGCATGTTTGACCAAAACATAAATTTGATTTTCATGGGTTAAAGCatcaaaaaaagactgaaaatgtaGGACGATAACTCTCAGCATAAATAAATTGTCCTCATTCTTACTATTTTCTATGTCCAGAAGGCCCTCTTTGGTACGTCTATGCAATAGTATTTTGGTTGTAACAATGTTAACATGACCCTCCCTTGACCAGATGCTCTCCTGTGCTctataaaaagatgaaaaaattggTTACCCTTCACAAATACTTTCTGGTAACTTGCTTTAAAAGCAATCAAACTGGTTAATTTTCTCTCACTTGTGtttaagaccaaaaaaaccccaaaccaaaacatggAGTCCCTCAAACAATGCACATACCTAGTCTTCATTAGGGCTCAAATTACTGTTTCAATTATACCCAATGTCAAAGCTCACCAAAACTTCAGTGTGAAAAGTTATACTACTTGCTTTGTTTAGGAGACTGTTATAACCATATGGTCCTTAATCTCATCTCTCTACACGTCTCTCCTATTTACTAGAGTACAGCATCTTcaagaataaaatgcattttattcttgTGCATTTGTAATAGGCTGGCTCTGTCTCATAGTATTCTGTCTCCTTCCTCTGCATTTGTGATGAGTATCCTTAAAAAACTAACTTGAGCTTTTAGGCCTTAGGGTACATCTTTCTGTGTCTGACAGTACAGCCCTATCCATGGAGAGCTATACCTTCAAACTCCCTGGGCCTTAAGATTTTGTCACAGCCTGAATTTGGTAAgcttcaggaaacactttatgATGGTTACCATGACATTCAACAAGAACACACGAGAAAGACAACTCTAAAATGATTGAGCTTcagtcttttttcatttttctctcactTAGATATTCACTTGCATGCTTCTGATTAGTCAATTTTAACGCTAACAGGCTTTAGAGATGATAACATGCT
This region includes:
- the HHLA2 gene encoding HERV-H LTR-associating protein 2, giving the protein MKGQKIPSLLIHILHIGATLWGFTEQETVTGLFSKDCILPCPFSPGDDEVIYWKKGDKIVHSYYYQSDQLERQDPDYRHRTHLFHEHIPGGNASLKLSNLTVTDEGSYNCYVGTQQNKTEVEVMLHVRVSSYYALEYQKTDTERMLKCYAFLTYPAPRISWVQGNTSIQETDWQETKDGVLYSLRSDQNIINTADPYYCHVHLPYEEWAAEWKMQDQLSNVEGSSTAIPCEYSNNATNNEGVSVVWTLNRNAVISVLASFNGTSHSYQPRVQINQNDFSLKLCDLTANDSGEYLCNISTPHYTKLTARTLQVENSGNTWNIVQRVIAVLGVIAVLVVGVCFWVRFKKSRSGII